gataaattttcaacaaaaaatagaatagttcaattttcaatctttagtttaaaagttaattttcaaaaatgaataatttttaacaaattacatgaattttcaacggaatatttaaaattttaatggaatattaaacctaatagttgaattttaaactaaaaatataaatatttaacaaaaaataaagaaactaatgaattttcaacaagatatatcaattttcaagtaaatggatacattttttataaaaaatagaatagttaaattttcagttagattaaaaaaactaatttttactaataaaactactttttaaccaagtaaattaattttcaagaaaatagaataattttcaacgaaaaaagttgatttttcaaccaaatagtttcattttcaactgaaaaggataagcttactatttttaaataatttttcattgagatttttttttagattctttattgaaagttaatttttttaaatctaactgatgcatttttttttaaaaagaatttttaaacaaaatagtggaactttcaaccctgatgatgaattttataccgtaaaaattagttttgaactaaaagagataacttttcaacaaaaaataaaatagttcgattttaagTTACAGGGNNNNNNNNNNNNNNNNNNNNNNNNNNNNNNNNNNNNNNNNNNNNNNNNNNNNNNNNNNNNNNNNNNNNNNNNNNNNNNNNNNNNNNNNNNNNNNNNNNNNgatgatgaattttatacaatacaatttttttttcaataaaatagatgaattttcaacaaaaaatagaatatcaatataagcgaattttcaactggaaaagataaatttttttagccaaaaaggatcatttttagtagaaaaaaaattatttccaacaaaaagaaacaaatttttaaccaaatttctttttgagaaaattgattaaaaaacggacaaaaatcatttttaaaccaaaaaaaaaatcaatttttaactgaaaacataaattttctgcaaaaaaaaatgaatgttcaacttagatgatgaattttatacaatacaatttttttttcaataaaatagatgaattttcaacaaaaaatagaatatcaatataagcgaattttcaactggaaaagatcaaattttttagccaaaaaggaacatttttagtaaaaaaaaaattatttccaacaaaaacaaaaaaaatttttaaccaaatttgttttttaaaaaattgataaaaaacggacaaaaatcatttttaaaccaaaaaaaaaaatcaatttttaactgaaaacataaattttctgcaaaaaaaaataaatgttcaacttagatgatgaattttataccatgaaaaataaattttcaataaaacagatgaattttcaacaaaaaatagaatagttcgattttaaGTTACAgggataagtttttaaccaaataagatcatttttttaacgaaatcgttCAATCTTCagcccagaagatgaattttctgccataaaaaataaatcttcaacaaaatagataaattttgaactaaaaaattataaatctttaactaaaaatagaatatttgaattttcagttatgattcaaaaaattaattctcaataaacaaatcaacttttaattaaataaatgaattttcaaaccaattaggTGAATTCGTCATCAAGCAGGCAAAGTTTCCTCAAAATGcagaaatttccaaagaaatatacgtacttgaattttcaactgaagatttttgtttaacgaaacatgaaatagttaatttttctaattaaaattaagtttcaataaagaaaaacttataagccaaaaaaaaaacaactaattttgaactaaaaagattaattttctgcccaaaaaggatgaaatttcaagcaaatagttgaatttttaactgaatatgacAAGTTTAGTTTTTGAAGGGCCCCTAATTAtctaatttcttgtttttttaaaaaaattattattaaattcagataAACCCGGACGAGTATCGAGTGGCCAGCCTGAACTTATTCATCTGCCTGGTCGCAAGGTATTTTCGACAATTGGATTTAGCAGATCAGTGATTGTTTTATTGTCGTGTAAAAGCTTCTGTAATAATTTCTACTttgtacaataaaatataaatctatttCCGATTGAAGAGACCTTCGTTACTACACATAATGTCGTCGCAAGGTACAATTAttaagttataaataatagtaaatacataattattttgaATCGCACGTTCGGAAATCTCAAATCAAGAGATTATTCCAATTCAGGTCTAGGCTAGCTTATTTTGCGCGCTCAATAGtagtataatataattattaattattattattattaattattattattaattattattattattatttaactagaGCGAAGAATTCATTGAAAGGAAATCGTACGTAATGTGTGACAATGGTAGCAAACTAAGAAATCTCACGTCTAAGTTTTCTTTTTCCTCCTCTAAGCCACGTTGCTGCTAACTTGATCTTGCATCAGTGCGGTCGCGAGTCTCTCCAAGTCGTCAAAACTAACATTATTTACTTTGAACTTGAGGTCTTTTATCATTTCATTTCCTATCGACTCCGATTCGGATTCTGTGTAGTAGCGTCGCAAAACTCTGATCATCTCCTTCTTTAATAACTGCATTCCAGCCTTCTCGGGCAGTGTCTCATTATTTGACGTCTGAGCACTCTTCTTGATTATCAAATTTAACTTGCTGCCGTCTTTGATTCCTGGATAGAAACTCACTGGATTCTCATctgaaattcatttcatttcatcgcaattttagatcaaataattttttaatacactgccgtacaaaagttttttttttttctcttttcaattatttttcgtttCGTGTCtagggttttcaaaattattattttttttttttatgatttttaatgctattttttacggttaaaagcaaaaacagaactatcaaacaattatttctgacaaatcaattcatttttatattctcatcggagaaggtggccgctggaccgggaaatgatagtgattttttttttttgaccgggaattttacaaatttgtagaagaaaatttgttgaatttttatgttttttcaattatgctattatttagcttacaatgtgtatttaaaaatttttttactttaaaattttttatttttaagcacacatttttaatttaaagaatttttaaatgctttcttaaagacttgaacaaataaaaaataaaagcctctcatgttgaaaattttggttaaaaaacttttttatttaataaatatatatttttttaattatctgtactttaagtaataaaaagtgaacaaaaacgattttaaaccagttcaaaatttaagaattttcagatttcaacgttaaaacttaaactgtttcaatttgaaagtcttagttatttaataaatgtgaaaaaaatttatctttttcagttgaaaattcaattattttggtacatACCCctatttttgggttttaaattcaactttttttaaaattcgtttttatgacttgaaaactcaatattttgaatgacattcttttttttattgattgaaaaatctttcttggttgaaaattagacccttctgttgaaaattgtcattctttgatttaatttaacagtttttcattgaaaatttaactattttattgaaaattccgtttttatcggttgaaaattcattattttaactggaaatgtaatactaacattttttatgaataaattttaatcaactgAAACTCAATTCTTCATTGTGTGTGTGAATTTGGAATCTATAACAGTTTGttatagattttaaagtaaaacttagagtattatatattatttacaaaagtaaataattttttttaaatcgaggaatttttttcgagatgatgcttaattttgtttaaattgcaatataaaattgaataacaatgatttttcagttataaaaccagctttatattactttattttactattttgttgagaattattttcttttttggttcgaaattaatttttttaactcaaaaattaattatttaatttttggttgaatattgatcgtttttaccagaaaatttgagtataaggttgaaaattcagcattttgtttccatttttgtccatctctttatttaaaaaaaactttcttagttgaaaattcaactcatgctGAAAAGCCGtctggttgaatttaactgttttggattaaaaattaaaaacttttttaccatTGTTCAGGGTGGcagctggaccgggaattttttgagaccgggaaaacccgggaaatggcagtaatttttttttatcggaaattttacaaatttgtagaagaaaaaatctgtccacgttcaatttcaacagttttaaaataattagttgaattgttatatttttcaataatgctATTATTTAGATTAcgatgcgtaattcaaaatttttttaatttaaaattttttatttttaagctcacatttttaatttaaagaatttttaaatcctttcttaaagacttgaataaatcaaaaataaaagcttttcaggttgaaaattttggataaaaaacatttttattcaataaataaatctttttttttattatcattaatcaTTAATTATCGTTTAttgtcattaaacaaatgtgaacatgtgactgaaaatttataaactattttcatcttaaaaataacttcataataatatattcttaattaaaggattttcttaaattaaaaatattgttagtctaaaatattgaatttttaacccattcaatttgaaatttttaatgaaaaaaaagattaagtatcgaatatttagcaatatttgaatttttatttaagacacgtaaattgaaaccaaagatttaaaagtaaagaatctttaactgaattgtttgacatagaaaacctggaatcgttaaaatttcgaagagcttttaaactttgaaagttacaattttaattgttgtatttgaaaaatgcttaatttgcaagtgaaatgtttaaaattttgatgtataatttaaaaatgaaaatttgtagaaaaaatttgagtaattccaagagatatttaggagttttaaaaagattaaaattatcatgcaaattttagaaagttttcttaaaatcttctagaatcttttttgaaaaaatttgtttaaatctttgaaaaactttttgaatattatcctaaaatgatttctcaaaatgaaaagttatttttaatttttgtagggatcttaagaaaatgttttgattcttttgaagcctttcgtaattcttgaaaagaatataatttttttgtttaaaaactgcgaaaatctacattttgttttatattaggctatcatttcaagttttacattaagtttgaatcttttcaaaacttctacacatctcttaaaattactcaaatttcggctacaaataataaatattcaattgttattttatacatgcaaattgtaaagaaattttgtaaagtttgcaggattttcagaaaattgcagaaaaaaattcaattaattttggcagctatttagaagttctgaaaaaatttccaaaataattttaaatttggactaatttaaaacttctagatttctcaagattttgaaatgaaattttgaagctctccaaggatgtttaaattatttaaaaagaaaataattgaaattctaatttaagaggtgttcagttaaactttttttcaatttttcaatatttgatgtttctagcttaaaataccttaaaattatatatttttgaaaattttaaggttcattgattgattttttaatttagagcattgaaaaagataacgtagatttatatttttttatattaaaaaatgttagtaccttcaattttatacgcgtaaattattgagcattggaataaaacattttttttattcaaaaaatttttaatttcaattttaaaacttcaaaatttaatacttccagtttgagtgctttcatttgcagctcagtttttatttttacgaatgcatttctgtctgtctgtgagcacgatagtttaaaaaaaaaaataatcattagatTGGCCTTGGcgcactcttttagtgtcctaaaataaagctCAAGTTCGTTAGAAAggcattttggatcaaaattaaaaaagtgagagcattttcaatattttttgagacaaatataatataaaataattaaaaatcatatttatttatttatattttttcatattgttgaaaattaatctcgtttagtacaaaattcaagaatttggttgaaaattcatttttattggttaaatcctactgctttttatttgaaattaaatttcttttttgatgaaaatgaactatttttgtagaatctTCTAATTCtcgagttggaaatttaactgttttgtatcaATTTCGTATTTACGGCTcgaaaattaagcaatttgatagaaaatgtaactacttggttgaaaattcacctttttttgtagcaaataatttttttgggttagaaatgttactgtttggttgaaaattaatgttttttgataaaatcctccttttttattttaaattaaattaaactgtgtgtagaaaactcgttttataagttgaaaattaatcttctcgtttaaaaattaaactatctgataaaaaaagtgagaatttaaaaaatattttgtaaggaAAACTAGAAAAATAGTAACAATATCgctaaaatgtaatgaattttcaacataatagttactattttaaccaaaaagacgaattttcaatcacgaagaataattttatataaaaatattgctttttaacaaaataaaagacttttcagtcacatagttgaattattaacaagaaaagatagaatttcttcactaaaaaaaaatggaatacttccattgtcaaccaaagaaataaatctttaatcaaaaagatgcattttcaacccagaagaattactttttaataatagaCAAGTTtccaacaaagtaaataaatttttaaataataagattagataaatataaatttcaacaaaaaatggaagtcagttgaaaaaatttatatttaaaaacaaaaatgttaacggaattaaatttcggaaaagagattaaatttcaaacaagaagattaaacttttaacaagaatacgatttttaaacaaaatacatgcattttcaacttaaaaaaaaaataattttaaacaaaaaatacattttcataaaaataggtcaatgttcaaccaagaagaattgtTTGccaaaaaatgatgcatttttaacaaaatacatgaattttcaaccaaatatttaaattattaagaaaaaaaaatagttttcaaaaaagaatttttaaccagacttattttctattaaaaaagatgcgatttcaacaaaatacatgaattttccacttgaaaaaaataaatttctaaccaaaacgttaatttttcaactaaaaaatatacattttttacttataatagtCCAATaatcagtcaaaaaaataaacttttgtttaaataaataaatacacatttttgcaacaaaatacatgaattttaaactaaaaaaattcctttttaacctACTAaagtaaatttgcaacaaaacagtttgattttcaaccaaagaaataaattttatacaaaaaaaagaatttttaacccaaattaattattttgtactgaaaaggcaaatttcaaataaaatacatgaattttcatatttaaaaggatacatttttaaacaaaaaatggataagttatattttcagttaaataaattttaatttctaaacaaagagatttaatttataccaaagacaaattttcaactaaaaaagtaaattttctaccaagaagaataattttatacaaaaaatatgcattcttaAGATAAtacgcaaattttcaactaagcagttgaattattatttttaaaaaaatggattttgactaaaaaaaaaatatttttgaccataaatggaatatttattttatgagttgaaaaaatggatttttaacctaaaataaagagaattttcacaaactacatgaactttcaattaaatatgtaattaaattttgcagtaaagataaatttttaacttgaaatataataagtaaacttcgttcaaaaaatttgattttcagtcaaataaaataaattttcaactaaatagtcgaattttgaactaaaaaatgtgcattttttacttaaaatagcCCAATcatcagtcaaaaaaaatgttttcgtccaaataaaagtagttttcaacaagatagtttaatttcaaaaacgaaagagatttaatttatatccaaaatacacatttttgcaacaaaatacataaatttgcaacaaaatagttttattttaaaccaaagaaataaat
The sequence above is drawn from the Belonocnema kinseyi isolate 2016_QV_RU_SX_M_011 chromosome 7, B_treatae_v1, whole genome shotgun sequence genome and encodes:
- the LOC117177066 gene encoding ubiquitin-like protein 4A is translated as MKVTVKILQGKQCVVDILPSETVLELKHKVSALLGIDVLQQKLLLTGKTLDDENPVSFYPGIKDGSKLNLIIKKSAQTSNNETLPEKAGMQLLKKEMIRVLRRYYTESESESIGNEMIKDLKFKVNNVSFDDLERLATALMQDQVSSNVA